A genomic region of Macaca thibetana thibetana isolate TM-01 chromosome 14, ASM2454274v1, whole genome shotgun sequence contains the following coding sequences:
- the ATG13 gene encoding autophagy-related protein 13 isoform X2 — METDLNSQDRKDLDKFIKFFALKTVQVIVQARLGEKICTRSSSSPTGSDWFNLAIKDIPEVTHEAKKALAGQLPAVGRSMCVEISLKTSEGDSMELEIWCLEMNEKCDKEIKVSYTVYNRLSLLLKSLLAITRVTPAYRLSRKQGHEYVILYRIYFGEVQLNGLGEGFQTVRVGTVGTPVGTITLSCAYRINLAFMSTRQFERTPPIMGIIIDHFVDRPYPSSSPMHPCNYRTAGEDTGVIYPSVEDSQEVCTTSFSTSPPSQCVFTVTKAHFQTPTPVVTDTLRVPMAGLAFSHQLSSSRLSYQPAALGVGSADLAYPVVFAAGLNATHPHQLMVPGKEGGVPLASNQPVHGAQADQERLATCTPSDGTHCAATPSSSEDTETVSNSSEGRASPHDVLETIFVRKVGAFVNKPINQVTLTSLDIPFAMFAPKNLELEDTDPMGSLHSDGSSGGSSGNTHDDFVMIDFKPAFSKDDILPMDLGTFYREFQNPPQLSSLSIDIGAQSMAEDLDSLPEKLAVHEKNVREFDAFVETLQ; from the exons ATGGAAACTGATCTCAATTCCCAGGACAGAAAGGATCTGGAcaagtttattaaattttttgcCCTCAAG actgtCCAAGTGATTGTCCAGGCTCGTCTTGGTGAAAAGATTTGCACTCGTTCATCATCATCTCCAACGGGTTCAGATTGG TTCAACTTAGCAATCAAAGACATCCCAGAGGTTACACATGAAGCAAAGAAGGCACTGGCAGGGCAGCTGCCTGCGGTCGGGAGGTCTATGTGTGTGGAGATTTCACTTAAGACTTCTGAG GGAGATTCCATGGAGCTGGAAATATGGTGTCTTGAAATGAACGAAAA GTGTGATAAAGAAATCAAAGTTTCCTACACGGTGTACAACAGACTGTCATTGCTGCTGAAGTCTCTTCTTGCTATAACTAGGGTGACACCAGCCTATAGGCTCTCCAGAAAACAAGGGCATGAATATGTCATATTATACAG GATATATTTTGGGGAAGTTCAGCTGAATGGCTTAGGAGAAG GCTTCCAGACAGTTCGTGTTGGGACAGTGGGCACCCCTGTGGGCACCATCACTCTTTCTTGTGCTTACAGAATTAACTTGGCATTCATGTCTACCAG GCAATTTGAGAGGACCCCACCTATCATGGGGATTATTATTGATCACTTTGTGGACCGTCCCTATCCCAGCTCCTCTCCCATGCACCCCTGCAATTACAG AACTGCTGGTGAGGACACTGGAGTAATATACCCATCTGTGGAAGACTCTCAAGAAGTGTGTACCACCTCTTTTTCCACCTCCCCACCATCCCAG TGTGTGTTTACTGTCACAAAGGCACATTTTCAGACCCCTACTCCTGTGGTGACGGACACCCTGAGGGTCCCCATGGCAGGACTGGCCTTTTCCCATCAA CTCTCAAGCTCTCGCCTTTCCTATCAGCCTGCTGCCCTGGGCGTTGGATCAGCTGACCTGGCTTATCCAGTAGTGTTTGCTGCTGGCTTAAATGCTACACACCCTCACCAG CTGATGGTTCCTGGGAAGGAAGGTGGGGTACCCCTTGCTTCCAACCAGCCtgtccatggtgcccaggctgacCAGGAGAGACTGGCAACCTGCACCCCTTCTGACGGAACCCACTGTGCTGCCACACCCTCCAGTAG TGAGGATACTGAAACTGTATCAAACAGCAGCGAGGGACGGGCCTCCCCCCATGATGTCTTGGAGACCATCTTTGTCCGAAAAGTGGGGGCTTTTGTCAACAAACCCATTaatcag GTGACCCTGACGAGTTTGGATATACCCTTTGCCATGTTTGCTCCCAAGAATTTGGAGCTGGAGGATACCGATCCGATG GGCAGCCTGCACTCAGATGGCTCCAGCGGGGGCAGCAGTGGCAATACCCATGATGACTTTGTTATGATAGACTTT AAACCAGCTTTTTCTAAAGATGACATTCTTCCGATGGACCTGGGGACCTTCTATCGGGAGTTTCAGAACCCCCCTCAGCTGAGCAGCCTCTCCATAGATATTGGAGCACAGTCCATGGCTGAAGACTTG GACTCATTACCAGAGAAGCTGGCTGTGCATGAGAAGAATGTCCGCGAGTTTGATGCCTTTGTGGAAACCCTGCAGTAA
- the ATG13 gene encoding autophagy-related protein 13 isoform X1: protein METDLNSQDRKDLDKFIKFFALKTVQVIVQARLGEKICTRSSSSPTGSDWFNLAIKDIPEVTHEAKKALAGQLPAVGRSMCVEISLKTSEGDSMELEIWCLEMNEKCDKEIKVSYTVYNRLSLLLKSLLAITRVTPAYRLSRKQGHEYVILYRIYFGEVQLNGLGEGFQTVRVGTVGTPVGTITLSCAYRINLAFMSTRQFERTPPIMGIIIDHFVDRPYPSSSPMHPCNYRTAGEDTGVIYPSVEDSQEVCTTSFSTSPPSQCVFTVTKAHFQTPTPVVTDTLRVPMAGLAFSHQLSSSRLSYQPAALGVGSADLAYPVVFAAGLNATHPHQLMVPGKEGGVPLASNQPVHGAQADQERLATCTPSDGTHCAATPSSSEDTETVSNSSEGRASPHDVLETIFVRKVGAFVNKPINQVTLTSLDIPFAMFAPKNLELEDTDPMVNPPDSPQTESPLQGSLHSDGSSGGSSGNTHDDFVMIDFKPAFSKDDILPMDLGTFYREFQNPPQLSSLSIDIGAQSMAEDLDSLPEKLAVHEKNVREFDAFVETLQ, encoded by the exons ATGGAAACTGATCTCAATTCCCAGGACAGAAAGGATCTGGAcaagtttattaaattttttgcCCTCAAG actgtCCAAGTGATTGTCCAGGCTCGTCTTGGTGAAAAGATTTGCACTCGTTCATCATCATCTCCAACGGGTTCAGATTGG TTCAACTTAGCAATCAAAGACATCCCAGAGGTTACACATGAAGCAAAGAAGGCACTGGCAGGGCAGCTGCCTGCGGTCGGGAGGTCTATGTGTGTGGAGATTTCACTTAAGACTTCTGAG GGAGATTCCATGGAGCTGGAAATATGGTGTCTTGAAATGAACGAAAA GTGTGATAAAGAAATCAAAGTTTCCTACACGGTGTACAACAGACTGTCATTGCTGCTGAAGTCTCTTCTTGCTATAACTAGGGTGACACCAGCCTATAGGCTCTCCAGAAAACAAGGGCATGAATATGTCATATTATACAG GATATATTTTGGGGAAGTTCAGCTGAATGGCTTAGGAGAAG GCTTCCAGACAGTTCGTGTTGGGACAGTGGGCACCCCTGTGGGCACCATCACTCTTTCTTGTGCTTACAGAATTAACTTGGCATTCATGTCTACCAG GCAATTTGAGAGGACCCCACCTATCATGGGGATTATTATTGATCACTTTGTGGACCGTCCCTATCCCAGCTCCTCTCCCATGCACCCCTGCAATTACAG AACTGCTGGTGAGGACACTGGAGTAATATACCCATCTGTGGAAGACTCTCAAGAAGTGTGTACCACCTCTTTTTCCACCTCCCCACCATCCCAG TGTGTGTTTACTGTCACAAAGGCACATTTTCAGACCCCTACTCCTGTGGTGACGGACACCCTGAGGGTCCCCATGGCAGGACTGGCCTTTTCCCATCAA CTCTCAAGCTCTCGCCTTTCCTATCAGCCTGCTGCCCTGGGCGTTGGATCAGCTGACCTGGCTTATCCAGTAGTGTTTGCTGCTGGCTTAAATGCTACACACCCTCACCAG CTGATGGTTCCTGGGAAGGAAGGTGGGGTACCCCTTGCTTCCAACCAGCCtgtccatggtgcccaggctgacCAGGAGAGACTGGCAACCTGCACCCCTTCTGACGGAACCCACTGTGCTGCCACACCCTCCAGTAG TGAGGATACTGAAACTGTATCAAACAGCAGCGAGGGACGGGCCTCCCCCCATGATGTCTTGGAGACCATCTTTGTCCGAAAAGTGGGGGCTTTTGTCAACAAACCCATTaatcag GTGACCCTGACGAGTTTGGATATACCCTTTGCCATGTTTGCTCCCAAGAATTTGGAGCTGGAGGATACCGATCCGATG GTGAATCCTCCAGATTCCCCACAGACTGAATCTCCTCTCCAGGGCAGCCTGCACTCAGATGGCTCCAGCGGGGGCAGCAGTGGCAATACCCATGATGACTTTGTTATGATAGACTTT AAACCAGCTTTTTCTAAAGATGACATTCTTCCGATGGACCTGGGGACCTTCTATCGGGAGTTTCAGAACCCCCCTCAGCTGAGCAGCCTCTCCATAGATATTGGAGCACAGTCCATGGCTGAAGACTTG GACTCATTACCAGAGAAGCTGGCTGTGCATGAGAAGAATGTCCGCGAGTTTGATGCCTTTGTGGAAACCCTGCAGTAA
- the ATG13 gene encoding autophagy-related protein 13 isoform X6, whose translation METDLNSQDRKDLDKFIKFFALKTVQVIVQARLGEKICTRSSSSPTGSDWFNLAIKDIPEVTHEAKKALAGQLPAVGRSMCVEISLKTSEGDSMELEIWCLEMNEKCDKEIKVSYTVYNRLSLLLKSLLAITRVTPAYRLSRKQGHEYVILYRIYFGEVQLNGLGEGFQTVRVGTVGTPVGTITLSCAYRINLAFMSTRQFERTPPIMGIIIDHFVDRPYPSSSPMHPCNYRTAGEDTGVIYPSVEDSQEVCTTSFSTSPPSQLMVPGKEGGVPLASNQPVHGAQADQERLATCTPSDGTHCAATPSSSEDTETVSNSSEGRASPHDVLETIFVRKVGAFVNKPINQVTLTSLDIPFAMFAPKNLELEDTDPMGSLHSDGSSGGSSGNTHDDFVMIDFKPAFSKDDILPMDLGTFYREFQNPPQLSSLSIDIGAQSMAEDLDSLPEKLAVHEKNVREFDAFVETLQ comes from the exons ATGGAAACTGATCTCAATTCCCAGGACAGAAAGGATCTGGAcaagtttattaaattttttgcCCTCAAG actgtCCAAGTGATTGTCCAGGCTCGTCTTGGTGAAAAGATTTGCACTCGTTCATCATCATCTCCAACGGGTTCAGATTGG TTCAACTTAGCAATCAAAGACATCCCAGAGGTTACACATGAAGCAAAGAAGGCACTGGCAGGGCAGCTGCCTGCGGTCGGGAGGTCTATGTGTGTGGAGATTTCACTTAAGACTTCTGAG GGAGATTCCATGGAGCTGGAAATATGGTGTCTTGAAATGAACGAAAA GTGTGATAAAGAAATCAAAGTTTCCTACACGGTGTACAACAGACTGTCATTGCTGCTGAAGTCTCTTCTTGCTATAACTAGGGTGACACCAGCCTATAGGCTCTCCAGAAAACAAGGGCATGAATATGTCATATTATACAG GATATATTTTGGGGAAGTTCAGCTGAATGGCTTAGGAGAAG GCTTCCAGACAGTTCGTGTTGGGACAGTGGGCACCCCTGTGGGCACCATCACTCTTTCTTGTGCTTACAGAATTAACTTGGCATTCATGTCTACCAG GCAATTTGAGAGGACCCCACCTATCATGGGGATTATTATTGATCACTTTGTGGACCGTCCCTATCCCAGCTCCTCTCCCATGCACCCCTGCAATTACAG AACTGCTGGTGAGGACACTGGAGTAATATACCCATCTGTGGAAGACTCTCAAGAAGTGTGTACCACCTCTTTTTCCACCTCCCCACCATCCCAG CTGATGGTTCCTGGGAAGGAAGGTGGGGTACCCCTTGCTTCCAACCAGCCtgtccatggtgcccaggctgacCAGGAGAGACTGGCAACCTGCACCCCTTCTGACGGAACCCACTGTGCTGCCACACCCTCCAGTAG TGAGGATACTGAAACTGTATCAAACAGCAGCGAGGGACGGGCCTCCCCCCATGATGTCTTGGAGACCATCTTTGTCCGAAAAGTGGGGGCTTTTGTCAACAAACCCATTaatcag GTGACCCTGACGAGTTTGGATATACCCTTTGCCATGTTTGCTCCCAAGAATTTGGAGCTGGAGGATACCGATCCGATG GGCAGCCTGCACTCAGATGGCTCCAGCGGGGGCAGCAGTGGCAATACCCATGATGACTTTGTTATGATAGACTTT AAACCAGCTTTTTCTAAAGATGACATTCTTCCGATGGACCTGGGGACCTTCTATCGGGAGTTTCAGAACCCCCCTCAGCTGAGCAGCCTCTCCATAGATATTGGAGCACAGTCCATGGCTGAAGACTTG GACTCATTACCAGAGAAGCTGGCTGTGCATGAGAAGAATGTCCGCGAGTTTGATGCCTTTGTGGAAACCCTGCAGTAA
- the ATG13 gene encoding autophagy-related protein 13 isoform X4: METDLNSQDRKDLDKFIKFFALKTVQVIVQARLGEKICTRSSSSPTGSDWFNLAIKDIPEVTHEAKKALAGQLPAVGRSMCVEISLKTSEGDSMELEIWCLEMNEKCDKEIKVSYTVYNRLSLLLKSLLAITRVTPAYRLSRKQGHEYVILYRIYFGEVQLNGLGEGFQTVRVGTVGTPVGTITLSCAYRINLAFMSTRQFERTPPIMGIIIDHFVDRPYPSSSPMHPCNYRTAGEDTGVIYPSVEDSQEVCTTSFSTSPPSQLSSSRLSYQPAALGVGSADLAYPVVFAAGLNATHPHQLMVPGKEGGVPLASNQPVHGAQADQERLATCTPSDGTHCAATPSSSEDTETVSNSSEGRASPHDVLETIFVRKVGAFVNKPINQVTLTSLDIPFAMFAPKNLELEDTDPMGSLHSDGSSGGSSGNTHDDFVMIDFKPAFSKDDILPMDLGTFYREFQNPPQLSSLSIDIGAQSMAEDLDSLPEKLAVHEKNVREFDAFVETLQ, translated from the exons ATGGAAACTGATCTCAATTCCCAGGACAGAAAGGATCTGGAcaagtttattaaattttttgcCCTCAAG actgtCCAAGTGATTGTCCAGGCTCGTCTTGGTGAAAAGATTTGCACTCGTTCATCATCATCTCCAACGGGTTCAGATTGG TTCAACTTAGCAATCAAAGACATCCCAGAGGTTACACATGAAGCAAAGAAGGCACTGGCAGGGCAGCTGCCTGCGGTCGGGAGGTCTATGTGTGTGGAGATTTCACTTAAGACTTCTGAG GGAGATTCCATGGAGCTGGAAATATGGTGTCTTGAAATGAACGAAAA GTGTGATAAAGAAATCAAAGTTTCCTACACGGTGTACAACAGACTGTCATTGCTGCTGAAGTCTCTTCTTGCTATAACTAGGGTGACACCAGCCTATAGGCTCTCCAGAAAACAAGGGCATGAATATGTCATATTATACAG GATATATTTTGGGGAAGTTCAGCTGAATGGCTTAGGAGAAG GCTTCCAGACAGTTCGTGTTGGGACAGTGGGCACCCCTGTGGGCACCATCACTCTTTCTTGTGCTTACAGAATTAACTTGGCATTCATGTCTACCAG GCAATTTGAGAGGACCCCACCTATCATGGGGATTATTATTGATCACTTTGTGGACCGTCCCTATCCCAGCTCCTCTCCCATGCACCCCTGCAATTACAG AACTGCTGGTGAGGACACTGGAGTAATATACCCATCTGTGGAAGACTCTCAAGAAGTGTGTACCACCTCTTTTTCCACCTCCCCACCATCCCAG CTCTCAAGCTCTCGCCTTTCCTATCAGCCTGCTGCCCTGGGCGTTGGATCAGCTGACCTGGCTTATCCAGTAGTGTTTGCTGCTGGCTTAAATGCTACACACCCTCACCAG CTGATGGTTCCTGGGAAGGAAGGTGGGGTACCCCTTGCTTCCAACCAGCCtgtccatggtgcccaggctgacCAGGAGAGACTGGCAACCTGCACCCCTTCTGACGGAACCCACTGTGCTGCCACACCCTCCAGTAG TGAGGATACTGAAACTGTATCAAACAGCAGCGAGGGACGGGCCTCCCCCCATGATGTCTTGGAGACCATCTTTGTCCGAAAAGTGGGGGCTTTTGTCAACAAACCCATTaatcag GTGACCCTGACGAGTTTGGATATACCCTTTGCCATGTTTGCTCCCAAGAATTTGGAGCTGGAGGATACCGATCCGATG GGCAGCCTGCACTCAGATGGCTCCAGCGGGGGCAGCAGTGGCAATACCCATGATGACTTTGTTATGATAGACTTT AAACCAGCTTTTTCTAAAGATGACATTCTTCCGATGGACCTGGGGACCTTCTATCGGGAGTTTCAGAACCCCCCTCAGCTGAGCAGCCTCTCCATAGATATTGGAGCACAGTCCATGGCTGAAGACTTG GACTCATTACCAGAGAAGCTGGCTGTGCATGAGAAGAATGTCCGCGAGTTTGATGCCTTTGTGGAAACCCTGCAGTAA
- the ATG13 gene encoding autophagy-related protein 13 isoform X3 has product METDLNSQDRKDLDKFIKFFALKTVQVIVQARLGEKICTRSSSSPTGSDWFNLAIKDIPEVTHEAKKALAGQLPAVGRSMCVEISLKTSEGDSMELEIWCLEMNEKCDKEIKVSYTVYNRLSLLLKSLLAITRVTPAYRLSRKQGHEYVILYRIYFGEVQLNGLGEGFQTVRVGTVGTPVGTITLSCAYRINLAFMSTRQFERTPPIMGIIIDHFVDRPYPSSSPMHPCNYRTAGEDTGVIYPSVEDSQEVCTTSFSTSPPSQLSSSRLSYQPAALGVGSADLAYPVVFAAGLNATHPHQLMVPGKEGGVPLASNQPVHGAQADQERLATCTPSDGTHCAATPSSSEDTETVSNSSEGRASPHDVLETIFVRKVGAFVNKPINQVTLTSLDIPFAMFAPKNLELEDTDPMVNPPDSPQTESPLQGSLHSDGSSGGSSGNTHDDFVMIDFKPAFSKDDILPMDLGTFYREFQNPPQLSSLSIDIGAQSMAEDLDSLPEKLAVHEKNVREFDAFVETLQ; this is encoded by the exons ATGGAAACTGATCTCAATTCCCAGGACAGAAAGGATCTGGAcaagtttattaaattttttgcCCTCAAG actgtCCAAGTGATTGTCCAGGCTCGTCTTGGTGAAAAGATTTGCACTCGTTCATCATCATCTCCAACGGGTTCAGATTGG TTCAACTTAGCAATCAAAGACATCCCAGAGGTTACACATGAAGCAAAGAAGGCACTGGCAGGGCAGCTGCCTGCGGTCGGGAGGTCTATGTGTGTGGAGATTTCACTTAAGACTTCTGAG GGAGATTCCATGGAGCTGGAAATATGGTGTCTTGAAATGAACGAAAA GTGTGATAAAGAAATCAAAGTTTCCTACACGGTGTACAACAGACTGTCATTGCTGCTGAAGTCTCTTCTTGCTATAACTAGGGTGACACCAGCCTATAGGCTCTCCAGAAAACAAGGGCATGAATATGTCATATTATACAG GATATATTTTGGGGAAGTTCAGCTGAATGGCTTAGGAGAAG GCTTCCAGACAGTTCGTGTTGGGACAGTGGGCACCCCTGTGGGCACCATCACTCTTTCTTGTGCTTACAGAATTAACTTGGCATTCATGTCTACCAG GCAATTTGAGAGGACCCCACCTATCATGGGGATTATTATTGATCACTTTGTGGACCGTCCCTATCCCAGCTCCTCTCCCATGCACCCCTGCAATTACAG AACTGCTGGTGAGGACACTGGAGTAATATACCCATCTGTGGAAGACTCTCAAGAAGTGTGTACCACCTCTTTTTCCACCTCCCCACCATCCCAG CTCTCAAGCTCTCGCCTTTCCTATCAGCCTGCTGCCCTGGGCGTTGGATCAGCTGACCTGGCTTATCCAGTAGTGTTTGCTGCTGGCTTAAATGCTACACACCCTCACCAG CTGATGGTTCCTGGGAAGGAAGGTGGGGTACCCCTTGCTTCCAACCAGCCtgtccatggtgcccaggctgacCAGGAGAGACTGGCAACCTGCACCCCTTCTGACGGAACCCACTGTGCTGCCACACCCTCCAGTAG TGAGGATACTGAAACTGTATCAAACAGCAGCGAGGGACGGGCCTCCCCCCATGATGTCTTGGAGACCATCTTTGTCCGAAAAGTGGGGGCTTTTGTCAACAAACCCATTaatcag GTGACCCTGACGAGTTTGGATATACCCTTTGCCATGTTTGCTCCCAAGAATTTGGAGCTGGAGGATACCGATCCGATG GTGAATCCTCCAGATTCCCCACAGACTGAATCTCCTCTCCAGGGCAGCCTGCACTCAGATGGCTCCAGCGGGGGCAGCAGTGGCAATACCCATGATGACTTTGTTATGATAGACTTT AAACCAGCTTTTTCTAAAGATGACATTCTTCCGATGGACCTGGGGACCTTCTATCGGGAGTTTCAGAACCCCCCTCAGCTGAGCAGCCTCTCCATAGATATTGGAGCACAGTCCATGGCTGAAGACTTG GACTCATTACCAGAGAAGCTGGCTGTGCATGAGAAGAATGTCCGCGAGTTTGATGCCTTTGTGGAAACCCTGCAGTAA
- the ATG13 gene encoding autophagy-related protein 13 isoform X5: protein METDLNSQDRKDLDKFIKFFALKTVQVIVQARLGEKICTRSSSSPTGSDWFNLAIKDIPEVTHEAKKALAGQLPAVGRSMCVEISLKTSEGDSMELEIWCLEMNEKCDKEIKVSYTVYNRLSLLLKSLLAITRVTPAYRLSRKQGHEYVILYRIYFGEVQLNGLGEGFQTVRVGTVGTPVGTITLSCAYRINLAFMSTRQFERTPPIMGIIIDHFVDRPYPSSSPMHPCNYRTAGEDTGVIYPSVEDSQEVCTTSFSTSPPSQLMVPGKEGGVPLASNQPVHGAQADQERLATCTPSDGTHCAATPSSSEDTETVSNSSEGRASPHDVLETIFVRKVGAFVNKPINQVTLTSLDIPFAMFAPKNLELEDTDPMVNPPDSPQTESPLQGSLHSDGSSGGSSGNTHDDFVMIDFKPAFSKDDILPMDLGTFYREFQNPPQLSSLSIDIGAQSMAEDLDSLPEKLAVHEKNVREFDAFVETLQ from the exons ATGGAAACTGATCTCAATTCCCAGGACAGAAAGGATCTGGAcaagtttattaaattttttgcCCTCAAG actgtCCAAGTGATTGTCCAGGCTCGTCTTGGTGAAAAGATTTGCACTCGTTCATCATCATCTCCAACGGGTTCAGATTGG TTCAACTTAGCAATCAAAGACATCCCAGAGGTTACACATGAAGCAAAGAAGGCACTGGCAGGGCAGCTGCCTGCGGTCGGGAGGTCTATGTGTGTGGAGATTTCACTTAAGACTTCTGAG GGAGATTCCATGGAGCTGGAAATATGGTGTCTTGAAATGAACGAAAA GTGTGATAAAGAAATCAAAGTTTCCTACACGGTGTACAACAGACTGTCATTGCTGCTGAAGTCTCTTCTTGCTATAACTAGGGTGACACCAGCCTATAGGCTCTCCAGAAAACAAGGGCATGAATATGTCATATTATACAG GATATATTTTGGGGAAGTTCAGCTGAATGGCTTAGGAGAAG GCTTCCAGACAGTTCGTGTTGGGACAGTGGGCACCCCTGTGGGCACCATCACTCTTTCTTGTGCTTACAGAATTAACTTGGCATTCATGTCTACCAG GCAATTTGAGAGGACCCCACCTATCATGGGGATTATTATTGATCACTTTGTGGACCGTCCCTATCCCAGCTCCTCTCCCATGCACCCCTGCAATTACAG AACTGCTGGTGAGGACACTGGAGTAATATACCCATCTGTGGAAGACTCTCAAGAAGTGTGTACCACCTCTTTTTCCACCTCCCCACCATCCCAG CTGATGGTTCCTGGGAAGGAAGGTGGGGTACCCCTTGCTTCCAACCAGCCtgtccatggtgcccaggctgacCAGGAGAGACTGGCAACCTGCACCCCTTCTGACGGAACCCACTGTGCTGCCACACCCTCCAGTAG TGAGGATACTGAAACTGTATCAAACAGCAGCGAGGGACGGGCCTCCCCCCATGATGTCTTGGAGACCATCTTTGTCCGAAAAGTGGGGGCTTTTGTCAACAAACCCATTaatcag GTGACCCTGACGAGTTTGGATATACCCTTTGCCATGTTTGCTCCCAAGAATTTGGAGCTGGAGGATACCGATCCGATG GTGAATCCTCCAGATTCCCCACAGACTGAATCTCCTCTCCAGGGCAGCCTGCACTCAGATGGCTCCAGCGGGGGCAGCAGTGGCAATACCCATGATGACTTTGTTATGATAGACTTT AAACCAGCTTTTTCTAAAGATGACATTCTTCCGATGGACCTGGGGACCTTCTATCGGGAGTTTCAGAACCCCCCTCAGCTGAGCAGCCTCTCCATAGATATTGGAGCACAGTCCATGGCTGAAGACTTG GACTCATTACCAGAGAAGCTGGCTGTGCATGAGAAGAATGTCCGCGAGTTTGATGCCTTTGTGGAAACCCTGCAGTAA